In a single window of the Alosa sapidissima isolate fAloSap1 chromosome 18, fAloSap1.pri, whole genome shotgun sequence genome:
- the zgc:162171 gene encoding ras-related protein Rab-38 isoform X2: MTRVYYREAVGALVVFDMTRYSTFQAVLKWKGDLDSKVALCNGRPVPAVLLANKCDQQLYGLCSKLPKLDTFSREQGFVGWYETSAKDNTNIDAAIMCLLENILASSTDRDRNTPEDSDPNVVILPSFDYNLHERAGPGCSTCSKLKERRE; the protein is encoded by the exons ATGACACGTGTGTACTACCGGGAGGCCGTTGGCGCATTGGTAGTCTTCGACATGACCCGCTACTCCACATTCCAAGCCGTTCTCAAGTGGAAAGGCGACCTGGACTCCAAGGTGGCGCTGTGTAACGGGCGCCCCGTGCCGGCCGTCCTGTTGGCGAACAAGTGTGACCAGCAGCTCTATGGCCTCTGCTCGAAACTGCCCAAGCTGGACACGTTCTCCCGCGagcaaggctttgtcggctgGTACGAGACGTCTGCCAAG GACAACACAAACATTGATGCAGCGATCATGTGTCTGTTGGAGAACATTCTGGCGAGCAGCACAGACAGAGACCGCAACACGCCAGAGGACTCGGACCCCAACGTCGTCATCCTGCCTTCCTTCGACTACAACCTCCACGAAAGAGCCGGCCCAGGTTGCTCGACGTGTTCAAAGCTCAAGGAAAGGagggagtga